A window of Ignavibacterium sp. contains these coding sequences:
- a CDS encoding rhomboid family intramembrane serine protease, protein MLIPLSFPFILWILHFTFNLLNIYPYKLGVYPRHLSGIIGVLTSPLIHSNYSHLISNTVPLAVMGLGIFYFYPKAAYKVFAFVYFCTGILVWLFAREVYHIGASGIVYAFVSYLFFSGIFRRDNKSITLSLIVVFLYGGLVWGVLPGLEGISWESHLFGAITGIIAAFVFRKSDPIKHYDWEDEESDVPPEKLEVSYDPEKNKFLDEL, encoded by the coding sequence GTGTTAATTCCACTTTCTTTCCCATTTATATTATGGATTCTTCATTTCACTTTTAATTTGCTAAATATTTATCCATACAAACTTGGGGTTTATCCACGACATCTTTCCGGGATAATTGGAGTTTTAACATCTCCTTTAATTCATTCAAATTATTCTCATCTTATTTCTAACACTGTTCCTTTAGCTGTTATGGGCTTGGGAATTTTTTATTTCTATCCCAAAGCTGCTTATAAAGTTTTTGCATTCGTTTATTTTTGCACCGGAATTTTAGTCTGGCTTTTTGCTAGAGAAGTTTATCATATTGGAGCAAGTGGAATTGTTTATGCATTTGTCTCTTATTTATTCTTCAGCGGAATTTTCAGAAGAGATAATAAGTCAATTACGCTTTCTTTAATTGTGGTTTTTCTTTATGGTGGACTTGTTTGGGGAGTTTTGCCAGGACTCGAAGGAATAAGCTGGGAATCACATTTATTTGGCGCAATAACAGGTATTATTGCAGCGTTTGTATTCAGAAAATCTGATCCCATTAAACATTATGACTGGGAAGATGAAGAATCAGATGTGCCCCCGGAAAAGTTAGAAGTATCTTATGATCCGGAAAAGAATAAATTTTTGGATGAACTTTAA
- a CDS encoding type II toxin-antitoxin system Phd/YefM family antitoxin: MKFSESIKPVSYLKAHVSEILKDLNENSKTLLITQNGEAKAILQDIKLYEQTQEAIALLKIVSLSNLSLEQKKFKTVNKSIKDLKNKIKEFEKHYNDV; this comes from the coding sequence ATGAAATTTAGTGAATCTATAAAACCAGTAAGTTATTTAAAAGCTCATGTTTCAGAAATATTAAAAGATCTTAATGAAAATAGTAAAACTCTTCTTATTACTCAGAATGGTGAAGCGAAAGCAATTTTACAAGACATTAAACTTTACGAACAAACTCAGGAAGCCATTGCACTTTTGAAGATAGTTTCATTAAGCAACCTGAGTCTTGAACAGAAAAAATTTAAAACTGTTAATAAGTCAATTAAAGACTTAAAGAATAAAATCAAAGAATTTGAAAAGCATTATAACGATGTATAA
- a CDS encoding carboxymuconolactone decarboxylase family protein — MKKTTSETRLYRTEMNEKILNSGFKDFNKFFALDNKAYLDGALPAKTKELMGLVASMVLRCNDCIFYHIDRSIQEGATREELYETFNIALIVGGSIVIPHLRYAFEMMEKIYEESSSKS; from the coding sequence ATGAAAAAAACTACAAGCGAAACCCGACTTTACAGAACTGAGATGAATGAAAAAATTCTTAACTCAGGCTTTAAAGATTTTAATAAATTTTTTGCACTGGATAACAAAGCATATCTCGATGGAGCTTTACCAGCCAAAACAAAAGAGCTTATGGGACTTGTTGCATCAATGGTATTGAGATGTAACGATTGTATTTTCTATCATATCGATCGTTCAATTCAGGAAGGTGCAACACGCGAAGAATTATATGAAACATTCAACATAGCTTTAATAGTTGGTGGCTCAATTGTAATTCCGCATTTACGATATGCATTTGAAATGATGGAAAAGATTTATGAAGAAAGTTCAAGTAAAAGTTAA
- a CDS encoding type II toxin-antitoxin system RelE/ParE family toxin, translated as MYKIFVIEDAETDIFEIYRYIYLNESTSRADKFFQKIYEKILSLQKHPERGHPPKELKHLGIYEYLEIVQKPYRIIYRIINKKIFIYCVLDGRRDMHKLLQERLLRFKI; from the coding sequence ATGTATAAAATATTCGTTATTGAAGATGCGGAAACAGACATATTTGAAATTTATCGGTATATCTATTTAAACGAGTCAACAAGTCGAGCCGATAAATTTTTTCAGAAAATCTATGAAAAAATTTTATCTCTTCAGAAACATCCTGAACGAGGTCATCCTCCAAAGGAACTTAAACACTTGGGTATTTATGAGTATTTAGAGATTGTTCAAAAGCCGTATCGGATCATATATCGAATAATCAATAAAAAGATTTTTATTTATTGCGTTCTTGATGGCAGAAGAGATATGCATAAATTATTACAGGAAAGATTACTCAGGTTTAAAATTTAG